A window from Merismopedia glauca CCAP 1448/3 encodes these proteins:
- a CDS encoding DUF1825 family protein produces MGFFDSEIVQQEAKQLFTDYQSLVQLGSDYGKFDREGKKIFIEQMESVMERYRIFMKRFELSDDFTAQMSVQQLQTQLSQFGMTPQQMFDQMQMTLDRMKAEAERAG; encoded by the coding sequence ATGGGATTCTTTGATTCTGAAATCGTTCAACAAGAGGCTAAACAACTATTTACCGATTATCAATCTTTAGTACAACTAGGGAGCGATTACGGAAAATTTGATCGAGAAGGTAAAAAGATTTTCATCGAACAAATGGAATCTGTTATGGAACGCTATCGCATCTTTATGAAGCGTTTTGAGCTATCAGATGATTTTACGGCTCAAATGAGCGTTCAACAGCTACAAACTCAGTTGAGTCAGTTTGGGATGACTCCTCAACAAATGTTCGATCAAATGCAGATGACTTTAGACAGAATGAAGGCGGAAGCCGAAAGAGCAGGATAA
- the speA gene encoding biosynthetic arginine decarboxylase translates to MGEESSQVLSEEQVQLDDGESKPATSLPKPLQLGTKNNSKPANWTIEKSENLYRIAGWGEPYFSINAAGHVTVSPQGDRGGSLDLFELVNALRERNLSLPLLIRFSDILEHRIDRLNACFAKAIARYNYTGGYKGVFPVKCNQQRHLVEDIVRFGKPHQFGLEAGSKPELMIALAMLDTPGAMLICNGYKDREYIETAMLAQKLGQSPIIVLEQLEELPLVVEVSQSLGIQPLLGVRAKLSTKGVGRWGTSTGDRAKFGLTIPEILQVVNQLKEAGIINSLQLLHYHIGSQISSISVIKDAILEASKIYVELAQLGANMKYLDVGGGLGIDYDGSQTNFHASKNYNLQNYANDIIAEVKDACSERNVAVPTLISESGRAIASHQSVLIFDVLSSSGVPSDLPPSLDIEEHPIVRNLWETYKSITEENYQEAFHDATQFKEEALSRFNFGYLTLTERARAEQLYWACCKQILEIARRQAYVPDDLEDLEKIMASIYYVNLSVFQSAPDSWAIDQLFPIMPIHRLTEEPTERGIVADLTCDSDGKIDQFIDLRDVKPVLELHPFKSDKPYYLGLFLGGAYQEIMGNLHNLFGDTNAVHIHLTPKGYKIEHVVKGDTMTEVLSYVQYDAEDLVENIRRRAEQALLEKRITIQESQRLLQNYERSLGRYTYLSP, encoded by the coding sequence ATGGGTGAAGAATCATCTCAAGTATTGTCTGAAGAACAAGTACAACTAGATGATGGCGAATCTAAGCCAGCTACAAGTTTGCCCAAGCCATTACAGCTAGGCACTAAAAATAACTCGAAACCAGCCAATTGGACGATCGAAAAAAGTGAAAACCTATACCGGATAGCTGGTTGGGGAGAGCCATATTTTTCGATTAATGCCGCAGGTCATGTTACAGTATCACCCCAAGGCGATCGCGGTGGTTCTTTAGACTTATTTGAATTGGTTAACGCTTTAAGAGAAAGAAATCTCAGTCTTCCCCTCTTGATTCGCTTTTCCGATATTTTAGAGCATCGGATCGATCGCCTGAATGCCTGTTTTGCCAAAGCGATCGCTCGCTACAATTATACGGGTGGGTATAAAGGTGTATTTCCTGTTAAGTGCAATCAACAAAGACATTTGGTCGAAGATATTGTCAGATTTGGCAAGCCTCATCAATTTGGACTAGAAGCAGGCTCAAAACCAGAATTAATGATTGCTCTAGCCATGCTAGATACTCCAGGTGCGATGCTGATTTGTAATGGCTACAAAGACAGGGAGTATATCGAAACGGCGATGTTAGCTCAAAAATTGGGTCAAAGTCCGATTATTGTGCTAGAGCAGCTAGAAGAACTGCCTTTAGTGGTTGAAGTGAGCCAATCTTTGGGGATTCAGCCTCTATTGGGGGTACGCGCCAAGTTAAGTACCAAAGGAGTAGGTAGATGGGGAACCTCGACAGGCGATCGCGCTAAGTTTGGACTCACTATTCCTGAAATCTTGCAAGTTGTCAACCAACTGAAAGAGGCGGGGATTATTAACTCGCTTCAGCTACTGCATTACCACATTGGCTCCCAAATCTCTTCCATTAGCGTCATTAAAGATGCAATTCTAGAAGCTAGTAAAATCTATGTGGAATTGGCGCAACTAGGTGCCAACATGAAATATCTCGATGTTGGTGGCGGTTTGGGGATAGATTATGATGGTTCTCAAACCAACTTTCACGCCTCGAAAAACTATAATTTACAGAATTACGCCAACGATATCATCGCGGAAGTCAAAGACGCTTGTAGCGAACGCAATGTTGCAGTTCCTACCCTAATTAGTGAAAGTGGAAGAGCTATAGCTTCTCACCAATCGGTACTGATTTTTGATGTCTTGAGTAGTAGTGGCGTTCCTAGCGACTTACCACCATCTCTAGATATAGAAGAACACCCCATAGTTCGTAATTTATGGGAAACCTACAAATCTATCACCGAAGAAAACTATCAAGAAGCCTTTCACGACGCTACCCAGTTTAAAGAGGAAGCTTTAAGTCGATTTAACTTTGGGTATTTGACTTTGACAGAAAGGGCACGTGCGGAACAGTTATACTGGGCTTGTTGTAAGCAAATCTTAGAAATTGCCCGACGACAAGCATACGTTCCCGATGATTTGGAAGATTTAGAGAAAATCATGGCATCGATCTACTACGTCAACTTATCTGTGTTCCAATCAGCACCAGATAGTTGGGCGATCGATCAGCTTTTTCCCATTATGCCCATTCATCGTCTCACAGAGGAACCAACCGAAAGAGGTATTGTCGCTGACTTAACTTGCGACAGCGATGGAAAAATTGATCAATTTATCGATTTGCGCGATGTAAAACCAGTTCTAGAATTGCATCCTTTTAAATCAGACAAACCTTACTACTTAGGTTTATTTTTAGGGGGTGCTTACCAAGAAATTATGGGTAACCTGCATAACCTGTTTGGTGATACTAATGCAGTTCACATCCACCTCACCCCCAAAGGCTACAAAATCGAACACGTAGTCAAGGGAGATACCATGACTGAAGTTCTAAGTTACGTTCAGTATGATGCAGAAGATTTGGTAGAAAACATTCGCCGTCGCGCAGAACAGGCTTTATTAGAAAAGCGAATTACCATTCAAGAATCTCAGCGCTTGCTGCAAAACTACGAGCGTAGTTTAGGACGCTATACCTACCTTTCCCCCTAA
- the psbV gene encoding photosystem II cytochrome c-550: MLKRFLLLAVATVLFAFQMSVSSVNALDLDASTRTVKLNSQGETTTLTLKQVKEGKRLFNYVCAQCHAGGTTKTDFNVGLAPDELAGANPPRDNIAGLVEYIKHPTTYDGQTPISETHPSLESADIFTEMKNLSDEDLTAIAGHILIQPKIIGEQWGGGKSIR; encoded by the coding sequence ATGCTAAAGCGATTCCTGTTGCTGGCTGTGGCGACTGTCCTATTTGCCTTCCAGATGTCGGTAAGCAGTGTAAATGCTCTAGACTTAGATGCTAGCACCCGCACTGTGAAACTGAATAGCCAAGGCGAAACCACCACATTGACTCTCAAACAAGTTAAGGAAGGTAAACGCCTATTTAACTATGTTTGCGCTCAGTGCCACGCCGGTGGAACTACTAAAACTGACTTTAACGTAGGTTTGGCACCAGACGAATTAGCTGGAGCTAACCCACCCCGCGATAATATTGCTGGTTTAGTAGAGTACATCAAGCATCCAACTACTTATGATGGACAAACCCCGATTTCGGAAACTCATCCCAGCCTAGAAAGTGCAGATATCTTCACGGAAATGAAAAATCTTTCTGATGAAGATTTGACAGCGATCGCTGGTCATATTCTAATACAGCCTAAAATTATTGGCGAACAGTGGGGAGGCGGTAAATCCATACGCTAA
- the petJ gene encoding cytochrome c6 PetJ yields the protein MKKILLGFTMAIAIFTFLPVFPAMAADTANGGKIFSANCAACHLGGNNVIIPNKNLKQPSLEKYNMNSLEAIVMQVTNGKSAMPSFKGRLNQQQIEDVATYVLEQSEKNWQPG from the coding sequence TTGAAAAAGATTTTACTAGGTTTCACGATGGCGATCGCCATCTTCACATTTTTACCCGTTTTTCCAGCAATGGCAGCGGATACGGCAAATGGTGGCAAAATTTTTAGCGCTAACTGTGCTGCTTGTCATCTAGGCGGTAATAACGTGATTATCCCCAATAAAAACCTTAAACAACCATCTCTAGAGAAATATAACATGAATTCTCTAGAGGCTATTGTGATGCAAGTTACTAATGGTAAAAGTGCCATGCCTTCTTTTAAAGGACGTTTAAATCAGCAACAAATCGAAGATGTAGCTACCTATGTACTAGAACAGTCCGAAAAAAACTGGCAACCAGGTTGA
- a CDS encoding translation initiation factor IF-2 gives MGFADISIAEVAADYQITVEQVFDLCQHLGITYKSAQTRLPLEDAKAIISLILSARASSHSE, from the coding sequence ATGGGCTTTGCCGATATCTCGATTGCCGAAGTGGCAGCAGATTACCAAATTACTGTAGAGCAAGTGTTCGATCTGTGTCAGCATTTAGGAATTACCTATAAAAGCGCACAAACTCGCTTACCTCTAGAGGATGCCAAAGCCATTATTTCTCTGATTCTGTCGGCTAGAGCCAGCAGTCACAGCGAATAG
- the cobM gene encoding precorrin-4 C(11)-methyltransferase — protein MPNKLKPAVYIIGAGPGDPELLTIKAHKILAQADVILLADSLVPEEILQDARSDAEIIRTKNLTLEEILPLMVQRVRSHLSVARLHSGDPSLYSAIGEQMQALAEAEIPFEVIPGISAFQLAAARLQVELTVPELVQTIILTRISGRTLVPEAEELSSLAAHKASLCLYLSARHVGASQTKLLHHYPPETPVAICYRLGWSDEKIVVVPLSEMVKVTQEENLIRTTLYVISPALAKDNAFGRSRLYHPEHSRLFRCN, from the coding sequence ATGCCAAATAAATTGAAACCTGCTGTTTATATTATTGGTGCAGGACCTGGAGATCCAGAATTATTAACTATCAAAGCTCATAAAATTCTCGCACAAGCTGATGTGATTTTATTGGCAGATTCCCTAGTTCCTGAAGAGATTTTGCAAGATGCGCGCTCAGATGCTGAAATTATTCGCACTAAAAATCTTACCTTAGAAGAAATTTTACCACTGATGGTTCAACGGGTGCGATCGCACTTATCCGTCGCTCGTCTCCACTCTGGCGATCCTAGTCTGTATAGCGCTATTGGCGAACAAATGCAAGCTTTAGCGGAAGCGGAAATCCCTTTTGAAGTTATACCTGGAATTAGCGCCTTTCAACTGGCTGCGGCTAGATTACAAGTCGAACTGACTGTTCCTGAACTAGTTCAAACCATAATTCTGACTAGAATTAGCGGACGAACCCTAGTTCCAGAGGCAGAAGAATTGTCCTCTCTAGCGGCTCATAAAGCCTCTCTATGCCTCTATCTAAGCGCTCGCCATGTGGGAGCATCCCAAACCAAATTATTGCACCATTACCCCCCAGAAACCCCTGTAGCCATTTGTTATCGTTTGGGGTGGTCAGATGAGAAAATTGTAGTAGTCCCTCTTTCGGAAATGGTAAAAGTCACCCAAGAAGAAAACCTGATCCGAACAACTTTGTACGTTATCAGTCCTGCTTTAGCTAAAGATAATGCTTTCGGGCGATCGCGTCTCTACCACCCCGAACATTCCCGTTTATTCCGTTGTAACTAA